The Plasmodium gaboni strain SY75 chromosome 5, whole genome shotgun sequence nucleotide sequence TCAGAAAATACAAGAGCTCTAGAAGCTTTGAAATATTGCTTGCCTGAACCATTAAGACATGTTCATAAAGCATTCTTGCCATGCTTAAAAGAAGATCcatttacaaaaaaatgGTTATTACAATTGTtgtttaatataaataatgatgatgaaaatCTTACTACGAAAAATCCAAACTTTATTAATCATAATACAAACcaaaatatatcaaatataaataatcaaactgtatcaaatataaataatcaaactgcatcaaatataaataatcaAACTCTATCcaatataaataatcaaactgcatcaaatataaataatcaAACCCTATCcaatataaataatcaAACAGCAAATAAAATGCCTACAAATGTATATacaaatttaaatattccaacatcattaaatgatatcaataataatatgcCAAAAAACGAAACACACACgaataatcataatataaatgagAACATCGACAACAACTCAAGTCAAACCTTCAACAATAAAATGAATGATACTAACCTTAAAGATGTTAAAGCTACTAATAATAAACTCAAGGGTGATATAActaataatgatattaacGACAACAATATGGATgatgttaataataatatgaatgataataataataataataataataatgagattatgaatgatgataataataatgataatgtGGATGAAAattgtataaataataataatacgaatgataattaaaatggtaaaaaaataaataaagttctacaacataaaaaaaaaaaaaaaaaaattaaataaagaCAAATGACActaaaaatttttttaaaaattatatctTACTATTACATTAAATTAACTATAACGTTGCaaaatcataataaattagtaaaataaaatataatattaccTTTTCTTTCTATTCacattaataaatttaaataaataaataaataaatatatatatatatatatatatatatatatttatatatttatatattctttatttatgtgtgtacttaattttttctttattttttagtTAATTGCTATTTTATAACcttttttctctttttcttttttatataattttaagaatatattataataacaatcttattatcatatgtaattatatatgcatttatataaaaatatatatttttgcAAATTAAAATTTCTCTGCATTTGATTCGTgcttataatatatacatatatttgtatttatatatatatatatatatatatttttttttttttttgtatgtctacatatatatgtatgtatatatgtgagcaaagattaaaaaatataattagAACCATTTAAAACTATAgctttttatatttttcttaatatGTATTCAAAGGACATATCAAGAGTACATATTTTGTGTGCTACAATAAAGACTAAAATCCCATTGgtaatttctttttttctctttatttataaaaagcTTAATAGTTTACAATTAGGAACAAATAAGAAGCAAATATTAATTCATTCAGATATAATTAATCATTGCACCATTAAagatatatacatatatatatatatatatatatatatgtttcattgtgaggaaaaaaaaaagaaaaaaaggaaaGGAATAGAGAGGAAAACattaatttcatttattcaaaaatgataaagaaTAAGACATTTGGCTAGTTCCTATTTTATATGGTGATGTGACTTTTTACCTGTActgttcatatatatatatatatatatattttcccCCTTAATAATTACCATTTTTACCTGCACTGTgcataaaaaaaaaataataaaaataaaaatatatatatatatatgtaatatatatgtgtattaatttttttttcttttttatgAAGGTATAACTATGATaacacataaaaataagaaatgCCCAAATGTATCAGTCTCCGaatcaaaaatatatgagatatgataattttccatattgtattttttcaaatatataatattatcaaatggtaatttcttttttaatatataaaatttgtttttgttaatgaaaaagaaacaagaaaaaaaaacggaaagaaaaaatatacacatatatatatataacatataacatataacatataacatgtaatatatgaacaaatatttaattGGTAAAGGTAGAGGGATGcatttttttaagaataaTTTGCGTGGCATGTTGCTCACAAATGCTATTACTTTtcatatgaaaatatttgttAAATGATCCTATATCTTTACTGATGTTAACATTTCTTCTATAATTGGATcaatttcttttttatttaaagtTGCGTCACATAAAGCTAGTGCTGTTTCTATATCTAGAACTTTGGCTACAAATAAGATAAGATGAAAATCGGAACACTGATGGTTTCCTCTTGTTCCTCTATGTAATTTATTACTCCtaaaatattctttaaCATTAAAGGCTGATTGTAAATGTTGTCTATTTTCTCGTGGAAAATGgaaatttttaaaaatggATCTTTCGACCTTTGGAGCTGATTCATTAACACGTACAATAAACCAATCCGTGTCAAATTTGTTTGTTTCTTTTCCTCCTTCTAAAATTTGTGGTAATAgttcatttttatttggATTTCTTAATTGGATATGTGAAGGATCTAATTGATTTTCTTGTATAAGATTATCTCTCATTAAGGCCATACCTAAATCAGAAACCATAAAAGCATTAGTAACTGGTTCATTACTTAATAGAGGATCTGGTGAGATAGTACAAGTAATAAAATTAGAAATAGGATAATTAGTATAAtgcatattttttttaatattctTTAATTGTATTTTAGCTATATTTACTACTTCATCAGATGTAAGATATTCTTGTCTTGGTAGATGTGTAAATATCCATCCGATTCTTTCTAAACCTAATCTTTCTGCGATTACATCTACTGTAGGTAGAAAATCATCTTGAACtaaatgtattttattatcttcacAATATTGTGGGGGTTCATAAATACATTCACAAACAGCTCTAATACCTAAATTGTAATGATTATCTTCTTTATAATATCCATACATCCATCCCATTCTTTGTTctaacatattattatatgtataccAATAATTAACAAAATTTCTTACTTCTTCAACATTCATTAATTCTAGATGATCAACATGTCTATATTCTTGATGTTTCAAAGTGATACTTAAAGGTATTTTATTAACTCTACCTttacataaataaacaGATTTATATTCTAAATTGAGAGGCAAATCTGTTGTATTATAACCTCtttgttttaaaaaataatcaaatGATTTAAAATTTGGTTTAGATTCTCCATTTTTACCATCCCcactattattattattattatttttattattgtcatttttattactgtcatatttattactgtcatatttattactattgtttttgttattatttatattgtcatacattttgttcatattattattttcagTACCTTTATTTTGCATACCAAAGGAATCCATTTGTTTTTTTAGAACGTCTTTATCATTTGaatctttattattttcatcattattttttatattctctttattttttttttcattctcttctttttttttagtaCTTGGTTTTATATCACTCTTTAGTTGAATCATACTACCATTTTGTATTTTGCATTTGGTTAAATTTATATAgttatcatttaataacACTTGAGAAGAAtctaataaatataattcttGTTTTTCTATAGGTACAGATAATAATTCTTcaattttcttttttaaatcaaCTAATTGTTTATTATTCTCTATCTCTATACGA carries:
- a CDS encoding putative nuclear protein localization protein 4, with translation MSRIIIRLRCDIGLYRIEIENNKQLVDLKKKIEELLSVPIEKQELYLLDSSQVLLNDNYINLTKCKIQNGSMIQLKSDIKPSTKKKEENEKKNKENIKNNDENNKDSNDKDVLKKQMDSFGMQNKGTENNNMNKMYDNINNNKNNSNKYDSNKYDSNKNDNNKNNNNNNSGDGKNGESKPNFKSFDYFLKQRGYNTTDLPLNLEYKSVYLCKGRVNKIPLSITLKHQEYRHVDHLELMNVEEVRNFVNYWYTYNNMLEQRMGWMYGYYKEDNHYNLGIRAVCECIYEPPQYCEDNKIHLVQDDFLPTVDVIAERLGLERIGWIFTHLPRQEYLTSDEVVNIAKIQLKNIKKNMHYTNYPISNFITCTISPDPLLSNEPVTNAFMVSDLGMALMRDNLIQENQLDPSHIQLRNPNKNELLPQILEGGKETNKFDTDWFIVRVNESAPKVERSIFKNFHFPRENRQHLQSAFNVKEYFRSNKLHRGTRGNHQCSDFHLILFVAKVLDIETALALCDATLNKKEIDPIIEEMLTSVKI